The following proteins are encoded in a genomic region of Mycobacterium kiyosense:
- the iolG gene encoding inositol 2-dehydrogenase — protein MSAAPVRLAVCGLGSMGMRHLEIFTGLAPWAEIAAVADSHRPFVERAAGGMADVAVFEDPIECVRTADVDAVVVASADETHYGIVDACLARGLDVFCEKPLTVSTRQALQLVAAERVAGRRLVQVGFMRRYDANYRYLYDTVRSGRVGEPVLITQRHYNPSAVNNFDARQLVNSSAAHDIDLFRWLTGDEIRSVHCLVKEGGSGATLTVVVTLTSQSGVLGVLQLGRGPGMQYDIGLELVADRGSLTLGSPSLVTQAVAGAMAAQRLPDTWMERFDAAYRAQDAAWLRGVATRSVDGPTSYDGYATSAVVEAALTSLHTGDTAAVTQLRPGEI, from the coding sequence ATGAGCGCCGCACCCGTGCGGCTCGCGGTGTGCGGGCTCGGCAGCATGGGCATGCGCCACCTGGAGATTTTCACCGGCCTGGCCCCGTGGGCCGAGATCGCTGCCGTGGCCGACAGCCACCGGCCCTTCGTGGAACGCGCCGCGGGCGGCATGGCCGATGTCGCCGTCTTCGAAGACCCGATCGAGTGCGTACGCACTGCCGACGTCGACGCTGTCGTCGTCGCGTCCGCCGACGAGACCCACTACGGGATCGTCGACGCGTGCCTGGCCAGAGGCTTGGACGTGTTCTGCGAGAAGCCGCTGACGGTGTCGACCCGGCAAGCACTGCAACTGGTGGCGGCCGAGCGGGTCGCCGGGCGGCGGCTGGTGCAGGTCGGCTTCATGCGCCGCTACGACGCGAACTATCGCTACCTCTACGACACCGTCCGGTCAGGCCGGGTCGGTGAACCCGTCCTGATCACGCAACGTCACTATAATCCCTCGGCCGTCAACAACTTTGACGCGCGCCAACTCGTCAACAGTTCGGCCGCCCACGACATCGACCTGTTTCGCTGGCTGACCGGTGACGAGATCAGGTCGGTTCACTGCCTGGTCAAGGAGGGCGGCTCCGGAGCGACACTCACCGTCGTCGTCACGCTGACATCGCAGTCGGGCGTTCTCGGTGTGCTGCAACTCGGCCGTGGCCCCGGCATGCAATACGACATCGGCCTCGAGCTGGTGGCCGACCGCGGCAGCCTCACACTCGGCTCACCGTCACTGGTCACCCAGGCGGTGGCCGGCGCAATGGCCGCACAGCGACTGCCGGACACCTGGATGGAACGCTTCGACGCCGCCTACCGGGCCCAGGATGCCGCCTGGCTGCGCGGTGTGGCCACCCGCTCGGTCGACGGTCCCACGAGCTACGACGGGTATGCCACGAGCGCGGTGGTGGAGGCGGCGCTGACCTCGTTGCACACCGGTGACACCGCCGCGGTGACCCAGCTCCGCCCCGGTGAAATCTGA
- the nrdB gene encoding R2-like ligand binding oxidase: MTRTHTGSMVAGGLNWESLPLKLFAGGNAKFWNPADIDFSRDRADWEKLSDDERDYTIRLCAQFIAGEEAVTEDIQPFMAAMRAEGRIGDEMYLTQFAFEEAKHVQVFRMWLDAVGVTNDLHGYLDPLPTYRQIFYDELPDCLNALTKDASPAAQVRASVTYNHIVEGMLALTGYYAWNKICVERGILPGMQELIRRIGDDERRHMAWGTFTCRRHVAADDANWTVFESRMNELIPMALRLTEEGFALYGEHPPFDLSQDEMLQYSMDKGMRRFGTISSARGRPVGEIDLDYSPVQLEDDFADEDARALAAV; this comes from the coding sequence ATGACCCGCACCCACACCGGCTCGATGGTGGCCGGCGGCCTCAACTGGGAGAGCTTGCCGCTCAAGCTGTTTGCCGGTGGTAACGCCAAATTCTGGAATCCCGCCGATATCGACTTCTCCCGCGATCGGGCCGACTGGGAGAAGCTCTCCGACGACGAGCGCGATTACACCATCCGGCTGTGCGCGCAATTCATCGCCGGTGAGGAGGCGGTGACCGAGGACATCCAGCCGTTCATGGCCGCGATGCGCGCCGAAGGCCGGATCGGCGACGAGATGTACCTGACGCAGTTCGCGTTCGAGGAGGCCAAGCACGTCCAGGTGTTCCGGATGTGGCTGGACGCCGTCGGGGTCACCAACGACCTGCACGGCTACCTCGACCCGCTGCCCACCTACCGGCAGATCTTCTACGACGAGCTGCCGGACTGCCTGAATGCGCTGACCAAAGACGCGTCCCCGGCCGCGCAGGTACGGGCGTCGGTCACCTACAACCACATCGTGGAAGGCATGCTGGCGCTCACCGGCTACTACGCCTGGAACAAGATCTGCGTGGAGCGTGGCATCCTGCCCGGCATGCAGGAGCTGATCCGGCGCATCGGGGACGACGAGCGGCGCCACATGGCGTGGGGCACCTTCACCTGCCGTCGCCACGTCGCCGCCGACGACGCCAACTGGACGGTCTTCGAATCGCGGATGAACGAGCTCATCCCAATGGCTCTGCGGCTCACCGAGGAGGGGTTCGCCCTCTACGGCGAACATCCGCCGTTCGACCTGTCGCAGGACGAGATGCTGCAGTACTCGATGGACAAGGGCATGCGGCGGTTCGGCACCATCAGCAGCGCCCGCGGCCGCCCGGTCGGTGAGATCGACCTGGACTACTCACCGGTGCAGCTCGAGGACGACTTCGCCGACGAGGACGCCCGGGCGCTGGCCGCGGTTTAG
- a CDS encoding dehydrogenase has translation MAATHNPRSALIGAGMVGAVHAHAVQRAGGTLAAVCASTAQRSQAAAERLNAERAATAEQIFAADDIDVVHICTPNDLHHDQAMAALASGKHVICEKPLATSVQDAAALAISAAKAATVAAVPFIYRFYPMVREARSRLAGRPVWLIHGSYLQDYMATADPTGWRSDPSQTGASMTFADIGSHWCDLMEFVTGHRITALAATEGRASGTAVRPDDGAVVAFRTDLGGIGSVVVSQTSPGRKNQLSFSFDGRDVAVLFDQEHPDDLVVGGLRGNTVLSRDAAVLDPGNARYSLLPSGHPQGYQDCFDLFVADVYEAVRTGVAPDGLPSFSDGLRATTIHAAVAASVRRGSWVDVAAPAGPGRLAGAGERPCRP, from the coding sequence GTGGCCGCGACCCACAACCCGCGCAGCGCGCTGATCGGCGCCGGAATGGTCGGCGCGGTGCACGCCCACGCCGTTCAGCGCGCCGGCGGGACACTGGCCGCCGTCTGCGCCAGTACCGCGCAGCGCAGCCAGGCCGCCGCGGAGCGGCTCAACGCCGAGCGGGCCGCGACGGCGGAGCAGATCTTCGCGGCCGACGACATCGACGTGGTGCACATCTGCACCCCCAACGACCTGCATCACGACCAGGCGATGGCGGCCCTGGCCAGCGGAAAGCACGTGATCTGCGAAAAGCCCCTGGCCACCAGCGTCCAGGACGCCGCAGCACTGGCGATCTCGGCGGCCAAGGCCGCGACTGTGGCGGCCGTGCCGTTCATCTATCGCTTCTACCCGATGGTGCGCGAGGCCCGCTCCCGGCTGGCCGGCCGGCCCGTGTGGCTGATCCACGGCAGCTACCTGCAGGACTACATGGCCACCGCCGACCCCACCGGCTGGCGATCCGACCCGTCGCAGACCGGGGCGTCGATGACCTTCGCCGACATCGGCTCGCACTGGTGCGACCTGATGGAATTCGTTACCGGACATAGGATTACGGCTCTCGCTGCGACGGAAGGCAGGGCTTCGGGGACCGCGGTCCGGCCCGACGACGGCGCCGTCGTGGCCTTTCGGACCGATCTCGGTGGAATCGGCAGCGTCGTCGTCAGCCAGACCTCGCCGGGCCGCAAGAATCAGCTGTCGTTCTCGTTCGACGGCCGCGACGTGGCGGTGCTGTTCGACCAGGAACATCCCGACGACCTGGTGGTCGGCGGGCTGCGCGGCAACACGGTGCTCTCCCGGGATGCGGCCGTCCTCGATCCCGGCAACGCCCGATATTCGCTGTTGCCCAGCGGCCATCCGCAGGGCTACCAGGACTGTTTCGACCTCTTCGTCGCCGACGTCTACGAAGCCGTGCGCACCGGTGTCGCGCCGGACGGACTGCCGTCGTTCAGCGACGGGCTACGGGCGACGACGATTCATGCCGCGGTCGCCGCCTCGGTGCGGCGCGGTTCCTGGGTCGACGTGGCCGCACCGGCCGGCCCCGGCCGACTCGCCGGTGCCGGCGAGCGGCCCTGCCGCCCATGA
- a CDS encoding TetR family transcriptional regulator, with amino-acid sequence MPTVTWARVDPARRAAIIEAAEAEFGAHGFSNGSLNVIARRAGVAKGSLFQYFADKRDLYAFIADVASQRVRVFVEEVIREIEPSRTFFEFLTELLDAWVTYYAEHPRERALHAAATLEVDTDARISVRNVIHRHYLEVLRPLVTEALRRGDLRPDSDTEALLSLLLMIFPHLALAPYMRGLDPILGLDEPNPEQPALAVRRLVSVLAAAFSPVPSPAPLDTRSVT; translated from the coding sequence ATGCCGACAGTGACCTGGGCCCGCGTCGACCCGGCCCGGCGGGCTGCCATCATCGAGGCCGCCGAGGCCGAATTCGGCGCCCACGGCTTCTCCAACGGCAGCCTGAACGTCATCGCCCGTCGGGCCGGCGTCGCCAAGGGCAGCCTGTTCCAATACTTCGCGGACAAGCGCGATCTCTACGCCTTCATCGCCGACGTCGCCAGCCAACGGGTGCGCGTCTTCGTGGAGGAGGTCATCCGCGAAATCGAGCCCAGCCGAACGTTTTTCGAATTCCTCACCGAACTGCTCGACGCCTGGGTCACCTACTACGCCGAGCATCCGCGGGAACGCGCGCTGCACGCCGCGGCCACCCTCGAGGTCGACACCGACGCCCGGATCAGCGTGCGCAATGTCATCCACCGGCACTACCTGGAGGTGCTGCGCCCGCTGGTGACCGAGGCGCTCCGCCGCGGCGACCTGCGGCCCGATTCCGACACCGAGGCATTGCTGTCGCTGCTGCTGATGATCTTCCCGCACCTGGCACTGGCCCCGTATATGCGCGGCCTCGATCCCATTCTCGGCCTCGACGAACCCAACCCCGAACAGCCGGCACTGGCCGTGCGCCGTCTGGTCTCGGTACTGGCTGCCGCGTTCTCACCCGTCCCCAGCCCAGCCCCACTAGACACCAGGAGCGTCACATGA
- the fadE4 gene encoding acyl-CoA dehydrogenase, with product MLLDPNNLQRTYPDARSAEIMQATVDFFENRGKAKLKHDDHERVWYSEFLDHIAENRIFASLMTPAAYGADDCRWDTYRISEFAEIVGFYGLSYWYPFQVTALGLGPIWMSDNEDAKRKAAAQLEQGEVFAFGLSEQAHGADVYQTDMILTPSKEVGHGWVANGEKYYIGNANVARMVSTFGRIDHGSKEPEYVFFAADSQHDRYECRKNVVNSQNYVANYALHQYPVTEADLLHRGMGAFHAALNTVNVCKYNLGWGAVGMCTHAFYEAITHAANRQLYGSVVTDFSHVRRLLTDAYARLVAMRLVCTRTSDYMRSASAEDRRYLLYSPLTKAKVTSEGERVVTALWDVIAAKGVEKDTFFETVAREIGLLPRLEGTVHINIGLLAKFMPNFLFAPDAALPLIGRRDDDADDTFLFDQGPTGGLGKVRFHDWRASFDGYAHLPNVALLRRQVEVLAEMLASATPDAVQQKDIDFAFGVGQIFALVPYAQLILEEAGISGVDEALLDEIFGLLVRDFNSYAVELNDKAATTDEQARFALRMIRRPAHDRARYDKVWKEQVLPLNGAYQMRP from the coding sequence ATGCTGCTCGACCCCAACAACCTGCAACGCACGTATCCGGATGCGCGGTCGGCGGAGATCATGCAGGCCACGGTCGATTTCTTCGAGAACCGCGGCAAGGCCAAGCTCAAGCACGACGATCACGAGCGCGTCTGGTACTCGGAGTTCCTCGACCACATCGCCGAGAACCGGATCTTCGCCTCGCTCATGACTCCCGCGGCGTACGGGGCCGACGACTGTCGGTGGGACACCTACCGGATCAGCGAGTTCGCCGAGATCGTCGGCTTCTACGGCCTGAGCTACTGGTACCCCTTCCAGGTGACCGCCCTTGGCCTGGGGCCGATCTGGATGAGCGACAACGAGGACGCCAAACGCAAAGCCGCCGCCCAGCTCGAGCAGGGCGAGGTGTTCGCGTTCGGCCTGTCCGAGCAGGCCCACGGCGCCGACGTCTACCAGACCGACATGATCCTGACGCCTTCGAAAGAGGTAGGGCACGGCTGGGTCGCCAACGGGGAGAAGTACTACATCGGCAACGCCAACGTGGCCCGGATGGTCTCGACGTTCGGCCGCATCGACCACGGGTCGAAGGAACCCGAATACGTCTTCTTCGCCGCCGACTCCCAGCACGACCGGTACGAATGCAGGAAGAACGTAGTGAATTCGCAGAACTACGTGGCGAATTACGCGCTGCACCAATACCCGGTCACCGAGGCGGACCTGCTGCACCGCGGCATGGGTGCCTTTCACGCCGCGCTGAACACGGTCAACGTGTGCAAGTACAACCTGGGCTGGGGCGCGGTCGGCATGTGCACGCACGCCTTCTACGAGGCCATCACCCACGCCGCCAACCGGCAGTTGTACGGCAGCGTCGTCACCGACTTCAGCCATGTCCGGCGGCTGCTCACCGACGCCTACGCGCGGCTGGTCGCCATGCGTCTGGTGTGCACCCGGACGTCGGACTACATGCGCAGCGCCTCGGCCGAAGACCGCCGTTACCTGCTGTACAGCCCGCTCACCAAGGCCAAGGTCACCAGCGAGGGCGAGCGGGTGGTCACCGCACTGTGGGATGTCATCGCGGCCAAGGGCGTGGAGAAGGACACCTTCTTCGAGACCGTCGCCCGCGAGATCGGGCTGCTGCCCCGGCTGGAGGGCACCGTGCACATCAACATCGGGCTGCTGGCCAAGTTCATGCCGAACTTCCTGTTCGCCCCGGATGCCGCGCTGCCGCTGATCGGGCGTCGCGACGACGACGCCGACGACACCTTCCTGTTCGATCAGGGGCCGACCGGCGGCCTGGGCAAGGTGCGGTTCCACGACTGGCGCGCGTCCTTCGACGGCTACGCCCACTTGCCGAATGTCGCGCTGCTGCGCCGCCAGGTCGAGGTGCTGGCCGAGATGCTTGCGTCGGCGACACCAGATGCTGTGCAGCAGAAGGACATTGACTTCGCCTTCGGGGTGGGTCAGATTTTTGCCCTGGTGCCCTACGCGCAGCTGATCCTGGAGGAGGCGGGCATCTCGGGTGTGGACGAGGCGCTGCTGGACGAGATCTTCGGCCTGCTGGTGCGCGACTTCAACAGCTACGCAGTCGAACTCAACGACAAGGCCGCCACCACCGACGAGCAGGCGCGCTTTGCGCTGCGGATGATTCGGCGCCCGGCGCACGACCGCGCCCGCTACGACAAGGTGTGGAAGGAACAGGTGCTGCCGCTCAACGGCGCCTACCAGATGCGGCCCTAA
- the php gene encoding phosphotriesterase, with protein sequence MSELNTARGPIDTADIGVTLMHEHVFIMTTEIALNYPEAWGDEEQRVADAVTRLNELKSRGVDTIVDLTVIGLGRYIPRIARVAAQTELNIVVATGLYTYNDVPFRFHYEGPGGMLDGPEIMTDMFVRDIEEGIADTGIKAGILKCATDEPGLTPGVERVLRAVAQAHKRTGVPISTHTHAGLRRGLDQQRIFEEEGVDLTRVIIGHSGDSTDVGYLEELISAGSYLGMDRFGIDTISPFEDRVNIVATMCERGHADKMVLSHDANCYFDALPEALVPQMAPNWHYLHIHNDVLPALKKRGVTDEQIHTMLVDNPRRIFDRQGAYQ encoded by the coding sequence GTGTCAGAACTCAATACCGCCCGCGGCCCCATCGATACCGCTGATATCGGCGTGACGCTCATGCACGAGCACGTGTTCATCATGACCACCGAGATCGCACTGAACTACCCCGAAGCCTGGGGCGACGAGGAGCAGCGGGTGGCCGACGCCGTCACCCGACTCAACGAACTCAAATCGCGCGGCGTGGACACCATCGTCGACCTGACCGTGATCGGGCTGGGCCGCTACATCCCCCGCATCGCCCGGGTGGCCGCCCAAACCGAGCTGAACATCGTGGTGGCGACCGGCTTGTACACCTACAACGACGTGCCGTTCCGCTTCCACTACGAAGGGCCCGGCGGCATGCTGGACGGCCCGGAGATCATGACCGACATGTTCGTGCGCGACATCGAAGAAGGCATCGCCGACACCGGCATCAAGGCCGGAATCCTCAAGTGCGCCACCGACGAACCCGGCCTCACCCCCGGCGTCGAGCGGGTGCTGCGCGCCGTCGCCCAGGCCCACAAGCGCACCGGTGTCCCGATCTCCACCCACACCCACGCCGGACTGCGGCGCGGACTCGATCAGCAACGCATCTTCGAAGAGGAAGGCGTGGACCTGACCCGGGTGATCATCGGGCACTCCGGCGACAGCACCGACGTCGGCTACCTCGAGGAGCTCATCTCCGCCGGTTCCTACCTGGGCATGGACCGGTTCGGTATCGACACGATCTCCCCGTTCGAGGACCGAGTGAACATCGTGGCGACCATGTGCGAACGCGGCCATGCCGACAAGATGGTGCTCTCCCATGACGCCAACTGCTACTTCGACGCGCTGCCCGAGGCGCTGGTGCCGCAGATGGCACCCAACTGGCACTACCTGCACATCCACAACGACGTGCTGCCCGCGTTGAAAAAGCGGGGCGTCACCGACGAGCAGATCCACACCATGCTGGTCGACAACCCGCGCCGGATCTTCGACCGGCAGGGCGCCTATCAGTGA